From Staphylococcus sp. M0911, a single genomic window includes:
- a CDS encoding MMPL family transporter: protein MAKLLYKLGKFIAEHKWVSIIAWLLILGVIITPLLISAPKFDSNITMNGLKSLDTNDKMSKEFHQDSEKASMKIVIHSDKKDGITDKSTKKDIEKALDNIKQDDDYVQNVSNPYETNQVNDDNDTAIATVNYVVNQTSLKDSSKKIIDREMKDVKDDHNVQIEQAQGGSGGSEPGGNSELVGIVTAFIILLITFGSLIAAGMPIVSAIIGLGSSIGIIALLTNVFDIPNFTLTLAVMIGLAVGIDYSLFILFRYKEIRKKGTPPVESIALAVGTAGSAVIFAGLTVMIAVCGLSLVGIDFLAVMGFASAISVLFAVLAALTLLPALISVFHKRIKIKDKPEKSKDPKNHPWAKFVVGKPVLAIIISLIILIAAIIPISGMRLGMPDDSLKPNDSSAHKAYNLVTDNFGAGYNGQIAMLVNTKDGGSKKDIESDLNSMRKDLKDMDNVDTVEKPQLNDNNHYALISIIPEDGPNAQSTSDLVYDLRDYNKQAKEKYDFNTEVTGQSVINIDMAEKLNNAIPVFAGVIVLLAFVLLVFVFRSILVPLKAVLGFVLSLMATLGFTTLVMQDGFLGGLFGVENTGPLLAFLPVITIGLLFGLAIDYELFLMTRVHEEYSKTGDNDHSIRVGIKESGPVIVAAALIMFSVFIAFVFQDDMQIKSMGISLAFGVLFDAFVVRMTLIPALTKLFGKGSWYLPKWLGSILPELDIEGKALEQDSHQAESHASNNEDRHGAYATDRRERDDRNFESEHPSRLDRQYHRDEDERRYQDDTHRSTYTSESHVSRFASNEPNDDVDYESLYNKQGNGHDNYPRRDDRLDDHSERSHSYARRSQSRPQSNEARTTDLFKQLSNQTNDQDMLFNALMLYARENSKDVYDQYSNHTDNKHRTDFSHDDDRY, encoded by the coding sequence TTGGCAAAACTTTTATACAAATTAGGCAAATTCATTGCTGAGCACAAATGGGTCAGTATCATTGCGTGGCTTTTGATTCTAGGCGTTATCATTACACCATTATTGATTAGCGCACCTAAATTTGATAGCAATATTACAATGAATGGTCTTAAATCATTAGATACAAATGACAAGATGTCAAAAGAGTTCCATCAAGATAGTGAAAAAGCATCGATGAAAATTGTAATACATTCTGATAAAAAGGATGGTATTACAGATAAAAGCACTAAGAAAGATATCGAAAAAGCACTTGATAATATTAAACAAGATGATGATTACGTACAAAACGTAAGTAATCCATATGAAACAAATCAAGTCAATGATGATAATGATACTGCAATTGCTACAGTCAATTATGTAGTCAACCAAACATCATTAAAAGATTCTTCTAAGAAAATTATCGATCGCGAAATGAAAGATGTGAAAGATGACCACAATGTTCAAATCGAACAAGCTCAAGGTGGTAGCGGTGGTTCTGAACCAGGTGGTAATTCAGAATTAGTTGGTATTGTCACTGCATTTATCATCTTATTAATTACATTTGGTTCATTAATCGCAGCAGGTATGCCAATTGTCAGCGCGATCATAGGACTAGGCTCAAGCATTGGTATCATTGCATTATTAACAAACGTATTCGATATTCCAAACTTTACATTAACACTAGCCGTAATGATTGGATTAGCTGTTGGTATCGACTATTCTCTATTCATCTTATTTAGATACAAAGAAATCAGGAAAAAAGGTACCCCACCTGTTGAATCCATTGCCTTAGCTGTTGGTACAGCAGGAAGCGCAGTTATATTCGCCGGCTTAACAGTTATGATTGCCGTTTGTGGTCTTTCATTAGTAGGTATTGATTTCTTAGCTGTTATGGGATTCGCATCTGCAATTAGTGTTTTATTCGCGGTACTTGCCGCTTTAACATTATTACCTGCATTAATTAGTGTTTTCCATAAACGTATTAAAATCAAAGACAAACCAGAAAAAAGTAAAGACCCTAAAAATCATCCATGGGCTAAATTTGTAGTTGGTAAACCAGTACTAGCTATTATTATTAGTTTAATTATTTTAATCGCAGCTATCATACCAATTTCTGGAATGCGTTTAGGTATGCCAGACGATAGCTTAAAACCTAACGATTCATCCGCACACAAAGCGTATAACTTAGTTACCGATAACTTTGGTGCCGGATATAACGGTCAAATTGCGATGCTTGTAAATACTAAAGACGGTGGCAGTAAAAAAGACATTGAATCTGATCTAAATAGCATGCGAAAAGATCTTAAAGATATGGATAATGTGGATACTGTCGAAAAACCTCAATTAAATGATAATAACCATTATGCATTAATCTCTATCATTCCTGAAGATGGACCTAATGCGCAATCAACAAGCGATTTAGTTTATGATTTACGTGATTATAATAAACAAGCCAAAGAAAAATACGACTTTAATACAGAAGTAACAGGCCAAAGCGTGATCAACATCGATATGGCTGAAAAATTAAATAATGCTATCCCAGTATTTGCTGGTGTTATCGTATTATTAGCATTTGTATTATTAGTATTCGTATTCCGTTCAATCCTTGTTCCATTAAAAGCCGTTCTTGGTTTCGTATTATCATTAATGGCAACACTCGGATTCACAACATTGGTCATGCAAGATGGCTTCCTTGGTGGCCTATTCGGTGTAGAAAACACTGGTCCACTATTAGCATTCTTACCAGTTATTACAATTGGTTTACTATTCGGTTTAGCCATTGACTACGAACTATTCTTAATGACACGTGTGCATGAAGAATATAGTAAAACTGGTGACAATGACCACTCTATTAGAGTAGGTATTAAAGAAAGTGGCCCTGTTATAGTGGCAGCTGCATTGATTATGTTCAGTGTATTTATCGCCTTTGTATTCCAAGACGATATGCAAATCAAATCAATGGGTATCTCACTAGCATTTGGGGTATTATTTGATGCCTTTGTCGTACGTATGACATTAATTCCAGCATTAACGAAATTATTTGGTAAAGGATCATGGTATTTACCTAAATGGTTAGGCAGCATCCTCCCAGAATTAGATATCGAAGGTAAAGCATTAGAACAAGATTCACATCAAGCTGAATCTCATGCATCTAACAATGAAGATCGTCATGGTGCTTACGCTACTGATCGTCGTGAAAGAGATGACAGAAACTTTGAAAGTGAACACCCATCACGTTTAGATCGTCAATATCATCGTGATGAAGATGAACGACGTTATCAAGATGATACACACCGTTCAACTTATACAAGCGAATCACACGTATCACGATTTGCATCCAATGAACCTAACGACGATGTAGATTATGAATCTTTATATAATAAACAAGGTAATGGTCACGATAATTATCCAAGACGTGACGACCGATTAGACGACCATTCTGAGCGTAGTCATTCATACGCACGTCGCTCTCAATCTCGTCCACAAAGTAACGAAGCACGTACAACTGATTTATTCAAACAGTTATCAAATCAAACGAATGATCAAGACATGCTATTTAATGCATTAATGTTATATGCAAGAGAAAATAGTAAAGATGTATACGATCAATATTCAAATCATACTGACAACAAACATCGTACCGATTTCAGTCATGACGATGATAGATATTAA
- a CDS encoding organic hydroperoxide resistance protein — protein MAESIYSTTMISNGGRDGRVFSPDNTFVQNLATPKEMGGQGGNDTNPEQLFAAGYSACFNSALSLILSRHKVNDANPEVEITIELVKDATDNGFKLAADIEVTLENVSQEEAEQYVEQAHQFCPYSKATRGNIDVNLKANAQ, from the coding sequence ATGGCAGAATCAATTTATTCAACTACAATGATTAGTAATGGTGGCCGTGATGGTCGTGTATTTAGTCCAGATAATACGTTTGTCCAAAATTTAGCAACACCAAAAGAAATGGGCGGTCAAGGTGGTAATGATACTAACCCTGAACAATTATTTGCGGCAGGTTATAGTGCATGCTTTAACAGTGCACTATCATTAATTTTATCTCGTCATAAAGTTAATGACGCAAACCCAGAAGTTGAAATCACGATTGAATTAGTGAAAGACGCTACAGATAATGGATTCAAATTAGCTGCAGACATTGAGGTTACGTTAGAAAATGTATCTCAAGAAGAAGCTGAACAATATGTAGAACAAGCACATCAATTCTGTCCATATTCTAAAGCAACACGTGGCAATATTGATGTTAACTTAAAAGCCAACGCACAATAA